A genomic stretch from Hemicordylus capensis ecotype Gifberg chromosome 5, rHemCap1.1.pri, whole genome shotgun sequence includes:
- the GPR19 gene encoding probable G-protein coupled receptor 19 isoform X1: MENLAELWIMLRNSPPKQRLNMLLAHDMDENTAPFLTPTPGLPLQKNHHVETSTSPSSHEMTELPKEHMLEKNGTVLQLMPREIIAASLPLGVLWLLSIFGNSLVCLVIHRSRRTQSTTNYFVVSMACADLLISVGSTPFVLLQLASGRWTLGSMMCKLVRYFQYLTPGVQIYVLLSICVDRFYTIVYPLSFKVSREKAKKMIVASWIFDAALASPAFFFFGSGWDNHCRFFPPYSWDGAVYSIIHLLVAFLIPSVLIIIFYQKIIKYIWRIGTDSRTVRRTMNIVPRTKVKTIKMFLMLNVFFLLSWLPFYVVQLWHPLETDYRKSSLVFMLIIWISFSSSASKPTLYYVYNANFRRGMKETFCMSSMKCYRSNAYTITTSSKIAKKNYVGISEVPVPTKTVSKDSIYDSFDREAKEKKLAWPINSNPPNTFV, encoded by the exons ATGGAAAACCTAGCTGAACTTTGGATTATGCTTAGAAACAG TCCTCCAAAGCAAAGACTGAACATGTTGCTTGCCCATGACATGGATGAAAACACTGCTCCTTTTCTCACCCCAACACCAGGGTTACCACTACAGAAGAACCACCATGTTGAAACCTCTACCTCTCCGTCAAGCCATGAGATGACTGAGTTACCCAAGGAACACATGCTTGAGAAAAATGGTACAGTCTTGCAGTTGATGCCAAGAGAAATCATAGcagccagcctgcctttgggggtGTTGTGGCTATTGTCCATCTTTGGAAACTCCCTCGTTTGCCTAGTGATCCACAGGAGCAGGAGGACCCAATCCACCACCAATTACTTTGTGGTCTCCATGGCTTGTGCAGACTTACTCATTAGTGTGGGGAGCACACCATTTGTGCTTCTTCAGTTAGCTTCTGGCAGATGGACACTTGGGAGCATGATGTGCAAGCTAGTAAGATATTTTCAGTATCTCACACCTGGTGTGCAGATCTACGTGTTGCTCTCCATCTGTGTTGACAGGTTCTATACTATTGTCTATCCACTGAGTTTCAAGGTGTCTCGAGAAAAAGCTAAGAAAATGATTGTAGCATCTTGGATCTTTGATGCTGCACTGGCGtctccagctttctttttttttggatCAGGATGGGACAACCACTGCAGGTTTTTCCCCCCGTATTCCTGGGATGGTGCAGTTTACAGTATCATCCATTTATTGGTGGCTTTTTTGATTCCATCTGTTCTCATAATTATTTTTTACCAGAAGATAATCAAATATATTTGGAGAATAGGTACAGACAGTAGAACAGTTCGAAGGACAATGAATATCGTTCCAAGGACAAAAGTGAAAACTATCAAGATGTTCCTCATGCTAAATGTATTTTTCCTACTCTCATGGCTCCCATTTTATGTAGTTCAACTTTGGCACCCTCTTGAAACGGATTACAGAAAGAGCTCCTTGGTTTTTATGTTGATTATATGGATATCTTTTAGTTCCTCAGCCTCAAAGCCTACCTTGTACTATGTGTATAATGCAAACTTCAGGAGAGGGATGAAGGAGACCTTTtgcatgtcctccatgaaatGTTACCGAAGCAATGCATATACTATCACTACTAGTTCAAAGATagcaaaaaaaaattatgttGGAATCTCAGAAGTCCCAGTGCCAACCAAAACAGTTTCAAAAGACTCCATTTATGATTCATTTGACAGAGAAGCAAAAGAGAAAAAGCTTGCCTGGCCTATTAATTCAAACCCACCAAATACATTTGTCTGA
- the GPR19 gene encoding probable G-protein coupled receptor 19 isoform X2 produces MTELPKEHMLEKNGTVLQLMPREIIAASLPLGVLWLLSIFGNSLVCLVIHRSRRTQSTTNYFVVSMACADLLISVGSTPFVLLQLASGRWTLGSMMCKLVRYFQYLTPGVQIYVLLSICVDRFYTIVYPLSFKVSREKAKKMIVASWIFDAALASPAFFFFGSGWDNHCRFFPPYSWDGAVYSIIHLLVAFLIPSVLIIIFYQKIIKYIWRIGTDSRTVRRTMNIVPRTKVKTIKMFLMLNVFFLLSWLPFYVVQLWHPLETDYRKSSLVFMLIIWISFSSSASKPTLYYVYNANFRRGMKETFCMSSMKCYRSNAYTITTSSKIAKKNYVGISEVPVPTKTVSKDSIYDSFDREAKEKKLAWPINSNPPNTFV; encoded by the coding sequence ATGACTGAGTTACCCAAGGAACACATGCTTGAGAAAAATGGTACAGTCTTGCAGTTGATGCCAAGAGAAATCATAGcagccagcctgcctttgggggtGTTGTGGCTATTGTCCATCTTTGGAAACTCCCTCGTTTGCCTAGTGATCCACAGGAGCAGGAGGACCCAATCCACCACCAATTACTTTGTGGTCTCCATGGCTTGTGCAGACTTACTCATTAGTGTGGGGAGCACACCATTTGTGCTTCTTCAGTTAGCTTCTGGCAGATGGACACTTGGGAGCATGATGTGCAAGCTAGTAAGATATTTTCAGTATCTCACACCTGGTGTGCAGATCTACGTGTTGCTCTCCATCTGTGTTGACAGGTTCTATACTATTGTCTATCCACTGAGTTTCAAGGTGTCTCGAGAAAAAGCTAAGAAAATGATTGTAGCATCTTGGATCTTTGATGCTGCACTGGCGtctccagctttctttttttttggatCAGGATGGGACAACCACTGCAGGTTTTTCCCCCCGTATTCCTGGGATGGTGCAGTTTACAGTATCATCCATTTATTGGTGGCTTTTTTGATTCCATCTGTTCTCATAATTATTTTTTACCAGAAGATAATCAAATATATTTGGAGAATAGGTACAGACAGTAGAACAGTTCGAAGGACAATGAATATCGTTCCAAGGACAAAAGTGAAAACTATCAAGATGTTCCTCATGCTAAATGTATTTTTCCTACTCTCATGGCTCCCATTTTATGTAGTTCAACTTTGGCACCCTCTTGAAACGGATTACAGAAAGAGCTCCTTGGTTTTTATGTTGATTATATGGATATCTTTTAGTTCCTCAGCCTCAAAGCCTACCTTGTACTATGTGTATAATGCAAACTTCAGGAGAGGGATGAAGGAGACCTTTtgcatgtcctccatgaaatGTTACCGAAGCAATGCATATACTATCACTACTAGTTCAAAGATagcaaaaaaaaattatgttGGAATCTCAGAAGTCCCAGTGCCAACCAAAACAGTTTCAAAAGACTCCATTTATGATTCATTTGACAGAGAAGCAAAAGAGAAAAAGCTTGCCTGGCCTATTAATTCAAACCCACCAAATACATTTGTCTGA